Proteins found in one Thalassophryne amazonica chromosome 1, fThaAma1.1, whole genome shotgun sequence genomic segment:
- the LOC117524650 gene encoding vicilin-like seed storage protein At2g18540: MEVKRIARIALAEIEAFLTMEDEAREEVWVLKMKRLEAEHEWLKEEIEREEMVREEKKLEWERLEREKAEKERLEGEQEEKKRMERQQAEEERPERQQAEEERPERQQAEEERPERQQAEEERPERQQAEKEHLTKGRVVMAREKERIERDEAEKQQLERERVAKERAEKERLESMHIAHGKERLAQESTEKKRLEKERQAREREKAAKYREWREKERKRLKQERTEKEKVPRREPLVAQQRLPREKAFREKMEAERIERAKEAGMRKTTMNRSTGGRERRREGLV, from the coding sequence ATGGAAGTTAAAAGGATTGCTCGAATCGCCCTGGCTGAGATTGAGGCATTCCTTACCATGGAAGATGAAGCAAGGGAGGAGGTCTGGGTGCTGAAGATGAAGAGGCTGGAGGCTGAGCATGAATGGCTCAAAGAAGAAATCGAGAGGGAGGAGATGGTGAGAGAGGAAAAGAAGCTAGAGTGGGAAAGATTGGAAAGGGAGAAGGCTGAAAAGGAGAGGCTGGAGGGGGAGCAGGAAGAGAAGAAGCGGATGGAGCGGCAGCAGGCCGAGGAGGAGCGGCCGGAGCGGCAGCAGGCCGAGGAGGAGCGGCCGGAGCGGCAGCAGGCCGAGGAGGAGCGGCCGGAGCGGCAGCAGGCCGAGGAGGAGCGGCCGGAGCGGCAGCAGGCCGAGAAAGAACACCTCACAAAGGGAAGAGTGGTGATGGCTAGGGAGAAGGAGAGGATAGAGAGAGACGAGGCAGAAAAACAGCAGCTTGAGAGGGAGCGCGTTGCCAAAGAAAGGGCAGAAAAAGAGCGGCTGGAGAGCATGCATATTGCTCATGGAAAGGAACGACTGGCACAAGAAAGTACAGAGAAGAAGAGACTTGAGAAAGAAAGACaggctagagagagagagaaggcagcAAAATATAGAGAgtggagagagaaagaaaggaaaAGGTTAAAGCAGGAGAGGACAGAAAAGGAAAAGGTGCCTCGCAGAGAGCCGCTGGTGGCACAGCAGCGACTCCCCAGAGAAAAAGCTTTTAGGGAAAAAATGGAGGCCGAGCGCATCGAAAGGGCAAAGGAGGCGGGCATGAGAAAAACAACGATGAACAGATCCACTGGAGGAAGAGAAAGAAGGAGAGAAGGACTTGTCTAG